Below is a window of Larimichthys crocea isolate SSNF unplaced genomic scaffold, L_crocea_2.0 scaffold208, whole genome shotgun sequence DNA.
CAGGTATACATATGAGTCGGTCTCTATTCTGCCCAATTCAAGCTGGTGGTGCCCCTTACAGATGACGGCACAAATACTATGCGCCCAAAAATAGTATTGTATTGTAAGAATGTATTTACCTATGttagtgttcaccttcaacacattctagtctggaaccactgttgtctgtttatgctaatggaacgtcagCAGTTAGCAATCTATTATGTCTAGAAAGacaacattcagtttctttgaCCCTGGCAGCAATCCAAACAGCGGCCTCGCATAACAAAGAGAGAGCATCTTCTCTGATATGATTTAGTGCTGTAACTGTCTATGACCCCAAGGCCCTGTGTAACCAAAGGATAGACAATTCCATAACACATAGAAGattctaaggacagagggtgtcactccctgtacagattgtaaagccctcagaggcaaaatgtgttttgtggattttggctatacaaataaaacttgattgattgattgattgattgattgattgattgaagttaAAGCAGCTCATGGAGATTCAGAGATGTGTAGGGAATAGATAATGaatcaaaaataatgaatagaTAAGGAATACAATAAGACAGAATACAGATACTAAGAATACTACTAAAAAtatgtctgtatttattctATCATGTCGTTAGCTGCTTTAATCATTAGCTTGTTTGTGCATCAAGAGAATGACTTTGCTACAAAGTTTTAGCAGACTGCAGTGAGGACAAAGGCAGAAACATCAAAGAGAAGTGAGCAGGTGCTTCAACATGCTCAGATGCTCTGTGCTGCAAATTCGCTAAATGAACTATGTAAGGTTTGACCATTTCTAAAGGCCTCTGTTGGGGGGATGAAGTGTGTGGGTCTACATGCTGCCACTTTCAATCCACAATTTGTCCACCACCATGCTGGCCCTCTTTCATGCAGTCAGAATATGGATATTGATTAGGagtatttaatttatatttatatgcatatatgGTTATTTCGTGTGAATTTCGTGTTGATTATGATTCATAAAAGGGCCGGTGTAGGACTTTTCCACATGAATCATATACACAGTTATATAAATGGGGCCCCTGAACATTAGTGTGGATTCTATATGACATTTTGTGGAATATTAAAAcgtctgtaaaacaaaaaaaagaaaaaaaatgaattcaacaaaacaagatattaataagttaaataaaactGTAGATGATTGTAAAATTTTTTGTAAAACACATGCTGTGCaactttaaatatattctaGATTCTTAAGTCTGGATATATTTAAGCAGTTTATAATTTGGCTGCATGGTTATTTCTTTTAGCCtatatggtaaaaaaaatatacattgcaGAATAGAAATGATTCATACATTGGGGGAACTttggctcggaggtagagtaGGTCATCTACTAATTAGATGAGGAGccggttcaatccccggctctTCGAGTTTGCATGTtgggcaagatgctgaaccccaaattgcttgtgaaggctgcgccatcagtgtgtgaatgtgtgtcaatggttagctcctcaaactgatgagtacaatcagtgtatgaatgtgtgtgaatgagatatgtagtgtaaagatGCTTTGAGTgttcagaagactagaaaggcactatataagtacagtccatttacaaagTAAATGACAAAAAGAGTTAAGTTATCAAGCAGTTTTCAGACCAGTTTTCCACCTCTGCCAGCATTCCTTCACTGTTGTGCTTCTGCTCAGACCATGGAAGTGCTGCTGGAGATAAACTAACCAAAAAACAGGAGATTAATCTCTTAAAGAATaggaataatgttttttttcatacagtattattatttttcaatgtatggagtaaaaaacaaaacatactgcATTGAGGAAAGGGATATTCACAGCTGATAGCACAAATCCCAAGGCCATTGGGAAGAATGACCTGAGAGAGCAATAACATAGAGTGATGAGAAAACCATtctgacattttcatgttttatttttcaaatggtTAGGtttagttattaatatttagttattatttattgatgcaaTGATTTGCTTCTCCTTTCCGTTACTGTCTCAGAAACAATCCAATAACTGGACTCACCTGAATAAAAGCACAAAGCCGTAGCTCTCCACCAGTAGTCCAATTATTGGCCATCGGCACAGCACCAGAGACACACCTCCCAGGAAAAAGAAGGAACCTCTAAACTTGTGTCTTTGGAAGAAGAAGTGAGCTGTCCTCTTGAAGCCGATAATGAATGTCAAACCATTTAGAAACAGGATCTATAAGGAGGGCAATCAACCAAAAAAgttgatgaaatattaaaacacattctCACGTAATTGATTGATTCAGATCCTGATTAgaacaacaaaagcactttggttaaGGTTACGAAAAGACTGATTTtagttaaatgttaatattattttttctatgAAAAAAGACCAAGtgctgccacacacactcatttctaAGTATGGGaaaaacacactctgacatCTGCATACACaggttttgttcattttgtttcttcttttctagacctccaaattcaattaaattttatgAAATTCCAATCTATGGtttccacacacattcatacactgatggcattagaCACTTAGACTAATGACTTAGACTTAGCAGATTGGaggatgacccgctctacctccgagccacaaaCAATCAATGCCATTCATCGTGTCCTCttagtttctgttgtttgtctttatccTAATgtgtattgtaacaaaaatccTTCAAATTCCTTGCATGCACATGAGTTATGTGCACAGAGAAAGACTTTGAGGATGAGAATGAAGTGGAGACTGTCCACTACATGGCAAATGTACTTTAGATTCCACAATTTAACACATGGcataaaaaatatcaatttatGGATACTTT
It encodes the following:
- the LOC104938742 gene encoding vesicle transport protein GOT1A-like isoform X1, which translates into the protein MTISYLPCVCLTEIGIGLMGFGSFFLFFGVLLYFDSVLLAFGNILFLNGLTFIIGFKRTAHFFFQRHKFRGSFFFLGGVSLVLCRWPIIGLLVESYGFVLLFRSFFPMALGFVLSAVNIPFLNAFISSSTSMV
- the LOC104938742 gene encoding vesicle transport protein GOT1A-like isoform X2; the protein is MGFGSFFLFFGVLLYFDSVLLAFGNILFLNGLTFIIGFKRTAHFFFQRHKFRGSFFFLGGVSLVLCRWPIIGLLVESYGFVLLFRSFFPMALGFVLSAVNIPFLNAFISSSTSMV